Proteins encoded by one window of Bacteroidia bacterium:
- a CDS encoding MmcQ/YjbR family DNA-binding protein: MDIEKFRNYCLSKQETTESFPFDEDTLVFKVAGKMFALVSLTEKPMTVNLKMNPEIILEWREHYSEITPGFHMNKQYWNSVEFNKSIPPSELKWLIDHSYSEVVKKLPKKVRMRFEV, encoded by the coding sequence ATGGATATTGAAAAATTCAGAAACTATTGTTTGTCGAAACAAGAAACAACAGAGAGTTTTCCTTTCGATGAAGACACATTAGTTTTCAAGGTTGCCGGAAAAATGTTTGCTTTAGTTTCATTAACAGAAAAGCCCATGACGGTAAATCTTAAAATGAATCCGGAAATTATTTTAGAGTGGCGTGAACATTATTCTGAAATTACACCTGGCTTTCACATGAACAAGCAATATTGGAACTCTGTGGAATTTAACAAATCTATTCCTCCTTCTGAATTAAAATGGCTTATTGATCACAGCTATTCTGAAGTGGTTAAAAAATTACCCAAAAAAGTACGCATGAGGTTTGAAGTTTAA
- a CDS encoding (2Fe-2S) ferredoxin domain-containing protein produces MRFQKHIFICTNQRKEGERKCCGEVHGLALVAAFKKKIKELQLSIPIRAQRSGCLDACDYGPSVVVYPEGIFYGNVQLSDVDEIVEQHIKNNKPVERLIINFDDKKV; encoded by the coding sequence ATGAGGTTTCAAAAACACATTTTTATTTGCACCAATCAACGCAAAGAAGGTGAACGCAAATGTTGCGGTGAAGTGCATGGTCTTGCACTGGTTGCAGCATTCAAGAAAAAAATTAAAGAATTACAATTGTCCATACCTATTCGTGCGCAAAGGTCGGGCTGTTTAGATGCCTGCGACTATGGCCCATCGGTTGTTGTTTATCCCGAAGGTATTTTTTATGGTAATGTTCAGTTATCGGATGTTGATGAAATAGTTGAGCAGCACATAAAAAATAACAAACCTGTTGAGCGGCTTATAATAAATTTTGATGATAAAAAAGTTTAA
- the frr gene encoding ribosome recycling factor — MNDIAKKIIDTMQSHMDKSISHLETELAKIRAGKANPQMLESIHVDYYGSQTPLHQVANVNTPDARTIVIQPWEKGMLGPIEKAIQIANLGFNPQNDGSIIRIAVPPLTEERRKDLVKRCKTEGENAKISLRSIRKEANDAIKKELKKGITEDEAREAETKIQLTTDGFISKVDKHLETKEKEVMTV, encoded by the coding sequence ATGAACGACATAGCAAAAAAGATAATTGATACAATGCAATCGCATATGGACAAATCCATTTCGCATCTTGAGACTGAATTGGCAAAAATCAGAGCTGGTAAAGCAAATCCACAGATGCTCGAGTCTATTCATGTTGATTATTATGGTTCGCAAACACCATTACATCAGGTTGCCAATGTCAATACACCTGATGCCCGTACTATTGTAATACAACCATGGGAAAAGGGTATGTTAGGTCCAATTGAAAAGGCCATTCAGATTGCCAATCTTGGATTTAATCCGCAGAATGACGGTTCTATCATTCGTATTGCAGTGCCGCCATTAACAGAAGAAAGAAGAAAAGATTTGGTTAAACGATGTAAAACCGAAGGAGAGAATGCTAAAATAAGTTTACGTTCAATCAGAAAAGAAGCCAATGATGCAATAAAGAAAGAATTGAAGAAAGGCATTACTGAAGACGAAGCTCGCGAGGCAGAAACTAAAATTCAGTTAACTACCGATGGCTTTATTTCAAAAGTTGATAAACATCTTGAAACAAAAGAGAAAGAAGTAATGACTGTTTAA
- a CDS encoding DUF349 domain-containing protein, which yields MTEVNNDFLAEENQQAGGIQSENESITQPMQEEHLAALPEEHLETLPEQEENYNHLTKAELVKVAEGFADGDVAAVKNKINALKNAFEQIQSSEKALALSTFLEEGGVKDDFKFSYTQADDRFLAALKKYNKRKAEYAEQQEKLRENNLNVKQEILVAMKSLIQNEENMQRAFDLFHELQAKWRATGPVPSGQLNDLWMTYKLYTDKFYENIKINRELQELDFKKNLEAKIELCEKAEDLINESSLNSALQTLHNLQSKWRETGHVGRDKSNEIWERFKAASDKVYERRKEYFEQLKQRYAENLAAKNQLISKTEELLKDEPLKASEWMEKSKMLVGVQNEWKKVGFADKKSNDEVWAKFRSLCDGFFVRKNDFFTSLKKEHAANLQLKNELCIQAEALIENTDWKKTTEELKRLQAEWKKTGFAGDRNNQKIWERFRKACDAFFERKNAHYTSLESDYKENFDKKNALIEKVEQFTLGENIDETIDQLKDFQRQWSEIGMVPLEHKDTIYAKFKAVIDKHFQSIRQHNKERFTTGHKPSFRSGKPGNEKNDLKYKINQLTGEINTWENNLGFFARSKNADAVRKEFEDKINHAKEEIKRIKKQLDEISQAPKE from the coding sequence ATGACAGAAGTAAACAATGATTTTCTTGCAGAAGAAAATCAGCAAGCAGGTGGAATTCAATCGGAGAATGAATCTATTACACAACCTATGCAGGAGGAGCATCTTGCAGCATTGCCCGAAGAACATCTTGAAACATTGCCTGAGCAGGAAGAAAATTACAATCATTTAACCAAGGCTGAACTTGTTAAAGTTGCTGAAGGGTTTGCAGATGGTGATGTTGCTGCTGTAAAAAATAAAATCAATGCATTGAAGAATGCATTTGAACAAATTCAATCTTCAGAAAAAGCACTGGCACTGTCAACCTTTTTAGAAGAAGGTGGTGTTAAAGATGATTTTAAATTTAGCTATACGCAAGCAGACGATCGTTTTCTGGCAGCATTAAAAAAATACAACAAACGCAAAGCTGAATATGCAGAGCAACAGGAAAAACTCAGAGAAAATAATTTAAATGTAAAGCAGGAAATACTTGTTGCCATGAAAAGCCTTATTCAAAATGAGGAAAACATGCAACGTGCATTCGATCTGTTTCACGAACTACAGGCAAAATGGCGTGCAACAGGACCTGTTCCTTCAGGTCAGTTGAATGATTTGTGGATGACCTACAAGCTTTACACAGACAAATTTTATGAAAACATAAAAATTAACCGCGAACTTCAAGAGCTTGATTTCAAAAAGAACCTTGAAGCTAAGATTGAACTCTGCGAAAAGGCAGAAGATCTGATTAATGAATCATCATTAAATTCAGCACTACAGACATTGCATAATTTACAAAGCAAGTGGCGCGAAACCGGTCATGTAGGACGTGATAAAAGCAATGAAATCTGGGAACGATTTAAAGCTGCAAGTGATAAAGTTTATGAACGCAGAAAAGAATATTTTGAGCAGTTAAAGCAACGCTATGCTGAAAATTTAGCTGCAAAAAACCAACTTATTTCAAAAACTGAAGAGTTACTTAAAGACGAGCCCCTGAAAGCCTCTGAATGGATGGAGAAAAGCAAAATGCTTGTTGGAGTTCAGAATGAATGGAAAAAAGTTGGCTTTGCCGACAAGAAATCTAACGATGAGGTTTGGGCTAAGTTCAGAAGTTTGTGTGATGGATTCTTTGTTCGAAAAAATGATTTTTTCACATCATTGAAAAAAGAACATGCTGCCAATCTGCAACTAAAAAATGAATTATGTATTCAGGCAGAAGCATTAATAGAAAATACCGATTGGAAAAAAACAACAGAGGAGCTTAAAAGACTTCAGGCCGAGTGGAAAAAGACCGGATTTGCAGGTGACAGAAACAATCAGAAAATCTGGGAAAGGTTTAGAAAAGCCTGCGATGCATTTTTTGAAAGAAAAAATGCGCATTACACTTCTCTTGAATCTGACTATAAAGAAAACTTCGACAAGAAAAACGCGCTTATTGAAAAAGTAGAACAATTTACACTCGGTGAAAATATTGATGAGACTATTGATCAATTAAAAGATTTTCAACGGCAGTGGAGTGAGATTGGTATGGTGCCGCTTGAACATAAAGACACCATTTATGCAAAATTCAAGGCAGTGATTGACAAACACTTTCAATCAATAAGACAACATAACAAAGAGCGATTTACAACTGGACATAAACCATCTTTTAGAAGTGGCAAACCGGGTAATGAAAAGAATGATTTAAAGTATAAGATTAATCAACTTACAGGAGAAATTAATACCTGGGAAAATAATCTTGGTTTTTTTGCTCGTTCTAAAAATGCTGATGCAGTACGCAAAGAGTTTGAAGATAAAATCAATCATGCAAAAGAGGAAATAAAACGAATTAAAAAACAGTTAGACGAAATCTCTCAGGCACCTAAGGAGTAA